TGAATGGTTCAGTCAGAAGTTTTTCCGGCCATTTTGATCGATCAATGATGGAAACATCATGGGGAGGTATGGCACCAGGCATTGTAAGACCTGGAAGATAAACTGTTGATCCTCCAACCGGAATTGTCAGTTCCAGTTCTGCCAGATCCAGTTCAACATTCTCGAGAATTATCTCTCGTCCTGCCAGGAGTTCTGCAATTCCGGGTCCCAGAAGCCGGAGTAGTCCGGAGAGTTCTGACTCATCCATTACTGTTTCCTCCTTTCCTTTCAGGCTCTATCGGTCTTATGATCACCTTTTCAGCAAATATCTTTGCATTCTTTAAAATGATCTTTACTCCTCCGGCAGTAATTGGCAGTTCTCCTGCTACAAATACTGGTTTCTGCCCTCCCTGAACGAATGGGGATCCTTGATCCTCTGATCCAGGGGTATTGATATCTTCAATTTCCGACGATGCCCATTGAAGAGCCAGAGGATGAGACATTTTTATGAGAAACTCTTTGAGTGATGGAATATCTGTTGAATCTGTCTCTGTTGCTATTTTTTTGGAAATGTCTTCTGGGATAAACCCGGAGAGACTATCTTTGATCTCTTTGGGCATCCACACGATGGCGTTCCATCCCCCGTCAGCACAAAGGAATTTTCTGGATCTCATATACTCCAGTGAGATGCCATGAAAACCTTCCACCTGTCTTCCACCGGCGGTTGAATCTGCAAGAGTAGAAAAAGCCAGGCCATTTACGGTAGGTCCAGGGAACCTGCGATGCACGATCCCAAATCCTTCAACTTCAGGAATATAGAATGCGATGGCTTCAAAGCAGCCGCAGGAGGTATGCGGGTATCCGAATGCAGAATAGAGGTAAACCCTGTTTACCTCACCCATCGACCTTTTTTTAGCATGCTCGTTTATCCCTGAGTATTCCCCCTTGTCTGGATCAATGCAGGCATCTTTTGCAATAGGAAAAATCGGCCCTTCAGGATCCATACGGGCTGCGGCCCTTCCATCAAACCAACTGATAGCTCCGCAGTTTGCGTACCGTTCTGGTGTAATAACACAGATATGTGATGGTGCAAACGACTGGCAGAGGGCACATCCATAAAATGTGTCAACCTGCTCATCAGACAGACCCCGGGCACGTGCATCTCTTGATTCATA
This Methanospirillum lacunae DNA region includes the following protein-coding sequences:
- the cdhC gene encoding CO dehydrogenase/CO-methylating acetyl-CoA synthase complex subunit beta, whose product is MFEDIPVEVGLVFEGERIRKEDMQVELGGPKVDQKFEIVLVRNPDAIEDGKISVIGPDLKDIPPGSHARFGILVEVAGSKLEEDLEGVLERRIHEYMNYIQGVMHLNQRYDIWIRIGKKSYAKGLDSFVYIGKAIERLYRSELALIEKIQITFITAGEDFNSCYAMARERYESRDARARGLSDEQVDTFYGCALCQSFAPSHICVITPERYANCGAISWFDGRAAARMDPEGPIFPIAKDACIDPDKGEYSGINEHAKKRSMGEVNRVYLYSAFGYPHTSCGCFEAIAFYIPEVEGFGIVHRRFPGPTVNGLAFSTLADSTAGGRQVEGFHGISLEYMRSRKFLCADGGWNAIVWMPKEIKDSLSGFIPEDISKKIATETDSTDIPSLKEFLIKMSHPLALQWASSEIEDINTPGSEDQGSPFVQGGQKPVFVAGELPITAGGVKIILKNAKIFAEKVIIRPIEPERKGGNSNG